TGCAATGAAGTCGACAGTCAAATATTAAGCGTAGCATGTGAAGATTGCGCTGCCTCTAAAGGCGGTTGTAAGCATTCTATCGCATTTCTCATGTGGCTTTATCGACGAACCGAGGAGCCTGCACCGACTTCAGTAAAATGTTACTGGAAAAAATCTACTCTTTCGGGTAAcacattatgtacctatatataatGTTTCTAGATGAACACCtatatacaataaacatatgAGCATTAGGTATACGCTATACAAGACACGAGAATCTTAACTAGTGCCGTAGGCGCACAGAGCGACACGGGTTGCGCGCGCAAAGCATTGTGGGCGACTCTCGCGCGAATGCGCGGAGCCGGACGGGCCCCCGAGGGTAGCGGGGTATCGTACGACGGGGCTGAAGGGATAACAGGGACGTACTCCGTACAGGGCCGCACTTAGGGcacgttataatattttttttttattatattcagatTTTTATAAGCCTTCATTCCATTGCAGGTGTTGGGACatctttaaagtttataaaagcaaaagacTTCGGTTCTCAATCTCAACAACCACAAAGTGACGAAAAATGTGATGATGACACGTTTTTTGAGGCAGTTAAGAAAAAGCTGCGCGAAACTAAAGCTCAATGTCAACTGGCTGCATATGTGACTGACACGCCTGAAATACTTAAGTTGTCTATGCATCACATCATACAGTCTTTTTTGAAAGAAACTACAAACCTTGAGTTTCAAAATTTCATGGATTTctgcaaaacaatatttacagaGGAGCGCTGTAAAATGGTACAAAACGCTACTATGGAACAATCCAAATCAACTCTATGGTACAAAATGCGCTATGGAAGAGTTACCGGATCAAAAGCCTATGAAGCAGCACACTGTCGAACAGAGGATGGCTCTCTGGTTGAACAAATATTTGGCGCTAAGATCGTGATTAAGACAAAAGCTGTAGAAAGGGGAAAAGCACTTGAAGAATGTGTAAGAAACGAAGTTgctaaacttaaaaatattaaaattaaacaatctgGACTCGTACTTTGCCGGGATATGCCGTTTTTTGGAGCGTCCCCAGATGGCATAACAAATTTTCACGTAATAGAAATTAAATGTCCTTCAAAAACCTCAACGCTCACTTCTTACATTGATAATGGAAATAttgggaaaaaatattatgcacAAATTCAGTCACAGATGTATGTCACGAAGAAAAAACTGAGCTTTTTTTGTATAGCACAGCCTGATTTTGAAACAACCAAAAGTGTTGAGATTATTGAAGTTCCTTTCGATGAGGCTTACTGCGTTGATCTATTTTCAAAGATAACAGCCTTTTGGGAGAAGTGCatttacaaaaaactaattaaacctgacaatcaatgaaaatagatctgtttactttttattattaaagtgcATCTACTAGAACCTATACTTAAATCTgagcatattttaataattctaatacataaatatatgttttactaataataaaagacaaaaatttggtatataggctgcgttttatttaattcttttaacATAATGCGGTAAATAGGTAAGTGAAGACAACATTTTggtaagtaggtaagtacttaaattaaaactaaaatttaattatgagcCGGTATCGTAACTTTGGTCAAAGAGAGGGCTTTGTAAGTTGATGATGCCACATGCTGTAACAATAATAGAATCTAATAAATCTATTTGTTTATAGTCGACACAAGCATGTGGCATCAAAAATCCAAAGTGTCTCATTCTCCCAATAGACCTCTCGACGTGAATGCGTAGAGCAGCAATTTTTTTAGTCTTGACCACTTCATCTTTTGTAGGAGTCACATTGCTGAAGACGCTGGGTGGCCTTAGCAATGTACATTCTTTTTTCGATAACAGATGGGCTATATTTTTAAACCCCCGATCAGCTAGAATAGCTGCATTTCTCGGGATTTTTTCCAGTATTCCGCAATCTTCAAATATTAAGGAGTCAGATGTTCGGCCACCGTACCCTTCCGATATAAAATTTATCAGACCGTCTGGTGTAATGGATATGAGATACTTGATGGTATTACAACTTTTGTATTCCGACCACGTTAAAGCTTGCTGGACAGCATTGGCTGGCTTTTCAATTTGGATTTCTAGGCAATCTATTATACTTTGTACATTACTGTATCTCTTTCTGAACGCCATTGGCAAGTTAAATATTACTTCTTGAGAATCAGGAAAAAATACCAACTTTTTCATGCAAGCCGCCATAGCTGGCAGAGTTTTTCTAAATATCATCCCAATCGCGTTTTGTGTGAGACCAAAATCCAAGGCAAGCAGAGCATTAGACTGATACAATCGAATTTTTTTCAACGTGATCATTATATTTCTATGTGAGCTTTTACAATGTTCACTAAGGATGTCTATAATGAAATAGCATTGTTTGGGAATGCCTAAAAGTAACTGAGGCTCCCGAGATATGCATAAAACTGCTGTTTTTTGCATATgatttttaaaagcaatatcCTCAGATTCTGTATC
The DNA window shown above is from Anticarsia gemmatalis isolate Benzon Research Colony breed Stoneville strain chromosome 29, ilAntGemm2 primary, whole genome shotgun sequence and carries:
- the LOC142985258 gene encoding uncharacterized protein LOC142985258 isoform X2, which encodes MENYVKYKLVGGMLKLKKNVVPHKFLCQKQGSEPKERGAVQKRRKNEIVYKILHDDLPTTSNNAFEEIYVVQSAPHETVNEDPLESLNTNYEVYPEQDLVKKCCKKIQVCIKNKTQDKSTMTTEKCLKKKSGSNKSRKPEVNNGFEISSKEISLKSASTTSHDFISASNATVSSEDTESEDIAFKNHMQKTAVLCISREPQLLLGIPKQCYFIIDILSEHCKSSHRNIMITLKKIRLYQSNALLALDFGLTQNAIGMIFRKTLPAMAACMKKLVFFPDSQEVIFNLPMAFRKRYSNVQSIIDCLEIQIEKPANAVQQALTWSEYKSCNTIKYLISITPDGLINFISEGYGGRTSDSLIFEDCGILEKIPRNAAILADRGFKNIAHLLSKKECTLLRPPSVFSNVTPTKDEVVKTKKIAALRIHVERSIGRMRHFGFLMPHACVDYKQIDLLDSIIVTACGIINLQSPLFDQSYDTGS
- the LOC142985258 gene encoding uncharacterized protein LOC142985258 isoform X1, which codes for MVRKYCVVPMCTNSSVKTPQKLFFSVPLNKNMRKKWLKVMKRADPLSDTSHVHCCEDHFDIEKDMENYVKYKLVGGMLKLKKNVVPHKFLCQKQGSEPKERGAVQKRRKNEIVYKILHDDLPTTSNNAFEEIYVVQSAPHETVNEDPLESLNTNYEVYPEQDLVKKCCKKIQVCIKNKTQDKSTMTTEKCLKKKSGSNKSRKPEVNNGFEISSKEISLKSASTTSHDFISASNATVSSEDTESEDIAFKNHMQKTAVLCISREPQLLLGIPKQCYFIIDILSEHCKSSHRNIMITLKKIRLYQSNALLALDFGLTQNAIGMIFRKTLPAMAACMKKLVFFPDSQEVIFNLPMAFRKRYSNVQSIIDCLEIQIEKPANAVQQALTWSEYKSCNTIKYLISITPDGLINFISEGYGGRTSDSLIFEDCGILEKIPRNAAILADRGFKNIAHLLSKKECTLLRPPSVFSNVTPTKDEVVKTKKIAALRIHVERSIGRMRHFGFLMPHACVDYKQIDLLDSIIVTACGIINLQSPLFDQSYDTGS